TAACACCTGCATCAAGGTTGTTTGTTCCACTACTAATTACAATGGGACTACATTTCTAATAAACATATTTACGATAtgtaatatatgtattatattctAAAGATTGGATGGGGATATTGGTGCCCTTTCCATATTTACTCTTATCTCAACCACCTATTACGAGTCTCTGCCATTCATTACCAGTTAGATGATTAGCATTGCATACATCTAAAATTTATCTTCTGATATTATTCTCCCATTCATATTTCTCTCCCACGTATGGAATCTTGCAGATCCATTCATGATCATGCAACATTTATGAACTTCCTCAACTAGTATAATTTCCATAacatctctttctctcaccACCCATGATCGCCAATTAATGTATATTATATTACgaataatatttgaaaaataatcatACTAATGTGCTAATgaattttacaaataataatcgATACATGCATTGAATGTGCGGTTGCGCTACAATGTTGCGTGTGGGAGAGAGAATACTCGCAGAAGCATTGCAAGCAAGTGCTTCCAGTTTTGCTTGGGCCAATTTGCTTTACTCTGTGCAAGAATACCATGCTAATGAGCATATTGAAGAGGTGCACACGAATCTTAGAGCAGATATGACGCACATAGAAGTGGAAGTGCTGGCCTTGAGGTGCTTCCGAACGTATTCTGTCCAATCTCcctccccccccaccccccaaaCCCAAAAACATGCgtatgcacacacacacacacacactccacATATATCCGTCTGCAACACTGCATGTGCTTGCATGCATGCGTGTGTATTCTATTGGTATTTACATACATAATGTAAATACAGAATATAGTCATATTCTCGCTGCACTGTATCATAACATTTGACAGTGCCAAAAGCTTGTATCCTGTGCTTGCTTTCTTGCATGTTATGCAACTGATTCTCCAGAGTTCCCTCAGCAGTTCCTCGCAAAAAACGTCTCAATTAAATattgttagatttattttttattttttattttttatttttattttttatgggtGCAATCTTAGCAGGTAAAGATATTCTGATTTTTGAATAAGAGATTACTTGTATTTGTTCAATTTTAGCTTTTTCCAAAGAAATTTGAATGCATATTTTCTCTGAATTTCAACTATTCTGGTTGTACAGGTTGATGTTGCCGAGACAGCGAAAGACGCTTTGCAAGGTATACCTTAGGGAAGGtagttttggtggatttgtTGACTCAAACACCACATACACTAAGCCAAACAGCTTCTTCGGTATTCCcctttttgcagattttgaagTTTCATTCACATTGAACCTTTATGAAAAGGGATACCTCATTGGGAAACCGAGTGAGGTCTGTTTACCCTATAATTGATCATATATGGTAATTCTTTCTTTCCCTACATCTAAATATGTTACTTACCCTTGGATCGGCTGTGAAACAGTTGGATAACTCTCAGCCTTCACTTCAAGATGCGAAGTCTTTGCATCCATATGATAGGGCATCAGAGTCTTTGTTTTCTGTAAGTATCAGGCTACTTGACTACAGGATTAGTTAACTTTCTCTATCTAATACCAACATTGCAGAAGCATTTTTTATTGATTACTAAAAACATGAAATAGTCAAAATCACCAGCTCCTCATATTTCTCAAAGTTGTAACACTTTGTATTTACTTATATTAGATTGATTGAtatttctccctttctcttttGCCAATGAAACATCAATCagtctttgtttcctttttggCGATAAAGATTTGTATATATTTCATTCTCCACAATGGCATGTAATACTTGCCCTTACTTTTTTCCCCTAattctttttgtttattttctactCATATAAATGAAGGCAATCGAATCTGGGCAGTTGCCAGGAGATATTCTTGATGACATACCCAGCAAGTTTCATAATGGCACTATTGTTTGCGAGGTTAGTTATTCTGATTTCCTGAAATCAGTGTTCATCCTAGTGATTTCCACATGCAAATAATCCTCCTGCCAGCGAGTACTTACCGTCCAAAATTATGGTCCTCTATTATATTTTCTATAACTCTTTAAAAGACAATTACATGTGTGGTTATGTAAAGCATTATATAATGGGCTCGATAAACTACTTGCAGGTTGGTGCATTCATAACACATAACACATATATTGATCTGAATGAATACTTCCTTCTTGATCGAAAAGCTCTATGCTGTTACACATGTATCAACTATTGCACAGTGCTTTTCATTATAGTTGTCTTTTCTGGGAGCTGCATTAAATGTGTCTAACCTTCGAAGTGACATGAGTGTTAAAGTAGGATATTTTGCAATTTTTATTGCTTTTACTATGCGGTGATGTCTCTGTTTAGGCACGTGATTATAGAAAATTTACATCTGAACAAGGAACTGCTGCCTCTGCTGCTAATGGAATTCCTATTGTCCATAAAGTGCGGTTGCGGATGTCCCTGGAAAATGTCGTTAAAGACATCCCTTTAATATCTGATGATTCTTGGACCTACAGTGATCTAATAGTGGGTACTTGAGACCTCTACATCTCTATTTTCctaagaaatcaaattttcttgCTAAATCTTGAATACTGTTAATTGTATTGTAGGAAGTGGAGTCTCGTATAGTGAAAGCTCTACAGCCACAGCTTTGTTTAGACCCTACTCCAATGTTGGATAGACTATGTCGCGACCCTGTTGTTTCTAAGGTAAGtagaaatactaaaaaataatgCTAGAACTGAATAATAAAAGCAGACATTTTATACAAATTAGTAATTGTTGTTTCAAATTCATTTTGCAGCTAAATCTTGGTCTTGGAAGGAAGAAAAGACTCCGTCAAACTTCTGAAATGGTTGTCCCATCCAATAATATAGCTAATGCGAAGAAGCTTTGTATGGATAGGGCTCcagaaaatgttaattttaaggTCGGGGATGCAGGATTTCAAACAGGAAATGCCGTACCTCAAATTCATGAAAACATGACATTGCATACAGCATCAGGTGGGAGCCAAACATTTGGGGTGAATAGCTTTTCTCATGAAGCTCCGAGAGCGACTTTACCCTTATCTTCTCAATCCAAGATTCAACAAATGGTCAACTACTCTGGTCCTGCCAATTTTGCCGGAGTCAATGCAAATATTTCTTcatctcaaaatttgtttagtcATTATGCTGATGCCGTAAATAGTAATGCCCCTCTTCCCATGAAGAGGGAGAACCAAGATGCTCAACTCCCGATGTTGGACGTTAAGAGGCCAAAGCAGGGTTCGGTGGGAATAGATGCtattcagcagcagcagcagcagcaaacaGAGCCCTCACTGGTCGGCATTGGTGGACTGGATATGCAATGGAAAAACCAACTTTTGCACCCACAAGTAGACGTCAAGGGAATCCAGTATGCACCTAATTTGGGCGGTCAGAGATATCCTTCTCCTGTAATAAATAATATGCAGAATCAGGATCCAGGGGCATCTTTGTACTTTAATCAGCAAGGTATGAGATTTGCTGCCAGGGAAGAGCAAGCAGACCCAGAAAAGCAAACAGCAAACAACATGCCGGACCAGCAGCAGTCACGACCTCAACATGTATTGCAGCAACAGCCTGCAAGAAACAATATTCCAAATATTTCGCAGCTGCAAAATCCCCGATTTATGGCTGAGAAGGATAAAAGGAAGGTGGCGCAAAGCCCGCGCGTCTCTTCAGGGCCCATGGTTCAGTCTCCGGTTTCTTCCAAATCCGGAGAGAGTGGTTCAGTAGGACATTTTGGTGCCATTGCAACTGCTTCTGCAATGGGATCCCAGAAGGATGGTAATAAATTGACAGCGAACCCTAATGCTGTGGCTATTAATGCCCCTTCAGTGGCTTCGAGTCCCAGTGAGTCTATGCAGCGACAGCACCAGGCCACAGCAGCTGCAAAGAGGAAATCTAATTCTGTAAACAAAACACAAGCGATGAGTGGAGTTGGATCTCCTGCCAGTGTTAGTAACATGACTGCCTCGCTGAATGCCGGTAGCCCATCTGTTGGAGCTGCTCCTGTGGGTGGGGCTGGTCCTGTGCTCGATCAAGTAATGCTCGATAGATTTGCGAAAATCGACGCAGTAACACAGAGGTATGCAATATTATTGatgaaaatacaaataatacTGCTGCATGTTGGTTGGACTGGTAAAGATAGATGGTTGCaggcaaggattaaagtgccgtggtacggggtcgtgccggaaacttgccggcacggtgcgtgccgggccGTGCACCGTGCCGatacgtgccggtcaaaaaaatatgTGTGTCGACACGTAATAGTATGAaatgtttattttctttagcaacaaaatatgccaattatttattatgtatttttatcaaaccttttgaattttgttgagaaaattatctactaatttaaagaatagagggtttcgAGTTGTGCCATTGGCACAGAGGCTGTATCGTTCCGATATCTTACTGGCACGATACAGctccgtgccgatgggcactttaatccttggttGTAGGTATTGTTTGGCCTAATCCTAcaataaaatgatttttttgtgCTGAACTTTTAAAACAGAATAACTGCAGACGCAATGTGTTAATATAACACTATCACGTAGGCTAAACAAAGATATCTGAACATGGTGTGATTCCACAAGATTTATATGACGACCATATATTTATTACTCGCATTTCAAGATATACACTTTTGAatgttattatttaaagatGTTTTAGGGAGAAAAACTATTCCATCTCCCAAACATTTGTTGGTGTACTTTAATGAGATTTACTGCTATGTTGGCCCTTTGCAAATCGCAACCTAACAGTTGTTTTTTGGGCGTGATGTGTATGTGGACtataattttgagttttaacTATCCTATGGTAGGAACTTCATTGGAATAACAAGTTACTCGAGTTCTTCTTCATCAGCAACTGATAATGCAAAAAATCATAATTGCAGCTCATCTATTGAGTATCTATACATGGTTTGTTCAATCTCTTTCTCTGTTTGTTTCAGACACCATCTGAACATCAAAAAGAACAAGGTTGACAATTTTCCTGCAAGTAAGCCTCCAGCATATGAAAAACGAGAACTTGTAGCCTGTCTCTCTGATTCATTCCTTGCTGGGGACTTCACGGATCCGGCGAGACCGATATCTAGTTCTCTTTTAGGTGGATCAATAAATACCTGCAAGAAACGGATTATGAAGTTCATGCGTGCCGAACTCGTGTATCAAGGTTTGTGGTGGTTGCAGAGTCATAGCTAAAATGCGGCCTTTGTTATGGTAGTTAATCATCAACATATTTATTCTTCTAATTTGTAATGTTTTTGACAGGTGTTCCTATAAAGCCTCATTACCAATTGGTTATGGAGAAGGCCATCGATGGCACAGTGGGTATGGAGTATGGAGATGTTGAAGATTCCAATCACTCCCATTCCAAGGAATATCCATTCACATTACCCACTACGGTGTGTTCCATTTTTTCAGCGCAGCATCCATTAATATCTATTGGCTAAAAGCCTAAAATGCAGAAAGCTCCCTTGGGCATATCGCAGTTTGTGTTTTACCTCCTTCAATAATCAAAATACAGATAACTtactaaagttttaaaattttcattcctTTCTTTAATTTGATGAAGTACAAGGTTTTCTAATTAATTGAATTGCAAATCGAGATCCCTCTATAGTCATTTTCTGTATTTAAGAAAGATCTGTATATACAAATTCTTGTCTAACCTCCGAATTGCTAATTTTGCCAGCTCTATGCAGACCAACTTGCAGCTCAATTTTGTTTACTGGTGGGTATCCTCAAGGCCAACTGTTTCTTGATATTTTTAAGTTCTAATCCCATCATAA
Above is a genomic segment from Ananas comosus cultivar F153 linkage group 15, ASM154086v1, whole genome shotgun sequence containing:
- the LOC109721259 gene encoding chromatin modification-related protein eaf-1, which codes for MGFSFKLDKKKTPYHSKPKHVEEEPEPPSESSRVLPARREVDVAETAKDALQDFEVSFTLNLYEKGYLIGKPSELDNSQPSLQDAKSLHPYDRASESLFSAIESGQLPGDILDDIPSKFHNGTIVCEARDYRKFTSEQGTAASAANGIPIVHKVRLRMSLENVVKDIPLISDDSWTYSDLIEVESRIVKALQPQLCLDPTPMLDRLCRDPVVSKLNLGLGRKKRLRQTSEMVVPSNNIANAKKLCMDRAPENVNFKVGDAGFQTGNAVPQIHENMTLHTASGGSQTFGVNSFSHEAPRATLPLSSQSKIQQMVNYSGPANFAGVNANISSSQNLFSHYADAVNSNAPLPMKRENQDAQLPMLDVKRPKQGSVGIDAIQQQQQQQTEPSLVGIGGLDMQWKNQLLHPQVDVKGIQYAPNLGGQRYPSPVINNMQNQDPGASLYFNQQGMRFAAREEQADPEKQTANNMPDQQQSRPQHVLQQQPARNNIPNISQLQNPRFMAEKDKRKVAQSPRVSSGPMVQSPVSSKSGESGSVGHFGAIATASAMGSQKDGNKLTANPNAVAINAPSVASSPSESMQRQHQATAAAKRKSNSVNKTQAMSGVGSPASVSNMTASLNAGSPSVGAAPVGGAGPVLDQVMLDRFAKIDAVTQRHHLNIKKNKVDNFPASKPPAYEKRELVACLSDSFLAGDFTDPARPISSSLLGGSINTCKKRIMKFMRAELVYQGVPIKPHYQLVMEKAIDGTVGMEYGDVEDSNHSHSKEYPFTLPTTLYADQLAAQFCLLMDRDGYQKTDDQIQPVTIRLMAPTSSPSALPGMSSENPAAEAKHPEVAPSQPSNNTAPINNNIMDSNTMRALAAGNNPQALAMPQNYLPGPTMPGRPQQQLNQPLLQQQQQQMQQQNPQTQQQQQQQQQLQLPQMQRSPSLLSTNPLAHMLGPNSNLQMGANPMVNSKPTTLQLQMLQQQVQQQQQQQHITRKMMGLASTMATGNMGQNVVTLGGLNNVMGMGNVRGLSSPMGPMSGLGNIGPSQMNLGATSNFSAGLRIQHQQAALNKMRMMQPRGTMYGTQSAIAGITGNNQLLPSSAGLSMLGQALNRPNINPLNRNSGAMSPMGPPKITGANFYLTPQQQLQLQQQQQQQQQLQQLQQQQQQPPQQQQISSPMQQAPVGSPHVVGSPQVVGSPQATMMPQQQQQQISPQQLGQQMGQQVGQHTAMSPQQLSSGALQQQINNGGNAGATPASPQLSSQTHGSVGSITSSPMEQLQGANKVGSAANI